The following are encoded in a window of Amaranthus tricolor cultivar Red isolate AtriRed21 chromosome 2, ASM2621246v1, whole genome shotgun sequence genomic DNA:
- the LOC130806705 gene encoding S-type anion channel SLAH1-like, with product MDAKSPTKQCNSNKASIEITIDHHDGPISSNKKFKKVGLYDHFVSTILADFHAGYFRISLALCAQVLLWKTLVQFTKNTHNPHLHPTLLLLPSTVSTLLWSISLVVLISLSIVYALRCFHHFDKVKAEFLHHVGVNYLFAPWVSCLFLLQTSPFLTVNNGGIIRHVIWWVFVLPIIVLDIKLYGQWFIKGKRFLAKEANPACQHSVIANLVAAKSAVFMGWSEIGLCLFSLGMAHYFVLFVTLYQRLPGRNGFSIMLTPVFFLFIGTPSMGSLAWSSIIGSFDVASKMLFFLSMFLFLSLVSRPRLFQKSLKKFNIAWWAFPFPTTLLALASIGYAQQCKDSVVAQTLALLLSILSMVVSLALMVFTTFKINKLFLST from the exons ATGGACGCAAAATCACCCACCAAACAATGTAATTCTAATAAAGCAAGCATAGAAATTACAATAGATCATCATGATGGGCCAATAAGTagtaacaaaaaatttaaaaaggtcGGGCTATACGATCATTTCGTGTCGACCATATTAGCTGATTTCCATGCAGGCTATTTTAGAATAAGCCTAGCTTTATGTGCTCAAGTATTACTATGGAAAACCCTTGTTCAGTTCACTAAAAATACCCATAATCCTCACTTACACCCAACACTCCTTTTGCTTCCTTCAACTGTTTCAACTCTACTATGGTCCATCTCTTTAGTCGTGCTCATCTCGCTCTCCATTGTTTACGCTTTACGTTGTTTTCATCACTTTGATAAGGTCAAGGCTGAGTTTTTGCACCATGTTGGTGTCAATTACTTGTTTGCTCCATGGGTGTCCTGCTTATTTTTACTTCAAACGTCGCCGTTTCTGACCGTGAATAATGGTGGTATTATAAGGCACGTAATTTGGTGGGTGTTTGTTCTGCCCATAATCGTACTTGATATTAAGTTATATGGGCAGTGGTTTATTAAGGGAAAGAGATTCTTAGCTAAGGAAGCTAATCCTGCTTGTCAGCATTCAGTGATAGCTAATCTGGTTGCGGCTAAGTCGGCTGTTTTTATGGGATGGTCCGAGATAGGATTGTGCTTGTTTTCATTAGGAATGGCTCATTATTTTGTGTTGTTTGTTACACTTTATCAGAGACTTCCAGGACGTAATGGTTTTTCAATAATGTTAACGCCTGTTTTCTTCTTGTTTATTGGGACACCGAGTATGGGTAGCTTAGCTTGGAGCTCTATAATCGGGAGTTTTGATGTTGCTTCAAAGATGCTCTTCTTTCTCTCGATGTTTCTATTCTTGTCCCTG GTAAGTAGACCAAGGTTATTCCAGAAGTCTTTGAAGAAGTTTAATATAGCATGGTGGGCATTTCCTTTTCCTACAACATTACTAGCATTGGCATCCATTGGCTATGCTCAACAATGCAAGGACAGTGTCGTTGCGCAAACATTAGCTCTTCTCTTGTCCATTCTTTCCATGGTGGTTTCACTTGCTCTAATGGTATTCactacttttaaaataaataaattgttccTTTCTACATAA